From the Acinetobacter radioresistens DSM 6976 = NBRC 102413 = CIP 103788 genome, one window contains:
- a CDS encoding TetR/AcrR family transcriptional regulator, with protein sequence MLSSESTRVEVADRERVLAASAKLFREKGFERTSVREIASACGILPGSLHYRYRSKDDILVDMMRLAIERTIYRIVEATSAIQDPLKKMQSALQTHVDILMSGDDMVYVLLFEWRSVHGVAREQIIAERDRYERYWQTILDDLQSYGCIRNDVDADLLRLIGLGAINWAATWYKENGKYNLEQIADAIWQMMTRGILNPDFHEEAKNL encoded by the coding sequence GTTGAGTAGTGAATCTACGCGAGTCGAAGTTGCTGACCGCGAGAGAGTATTAGCCGCTTCTGCCAAGCTGTTTCGAGAAAAGGGTTTTGAGCGTACCAGTGTGCGAGAAATTGCCAGTGCTTGTGGTATTCTTCCAGGCAGTCTGCATTACCGCTATCGTAGTAAAGACGATATTTTGGTTGATATGATGCGGCTTGCTATTGAGAGAACTATTTACAGGATTGTTGAGGCGACTTCCGCGATTCAAGATCCACTCAAAAAAATGCAATCGGCACTGCAGACACATGTCGATATCCTTATGTCGGGTGACGATATGGTTTATGTGTTGTTGTTTGAGTGGCGCTCGGTACATGGAGTCGCACGTGAGCAGATTATTGCTGAGAGAGACAGATACGAGCGATATTGGCAGACAATTCTTGATGATCTGCAGTCTTATGGTTGTATCCGAAACGATGTGGATGCAGATCTGTTAAGACTGATTGGGCTAGGAGCAATAAACTGGGCTGCCACTTGGTATAAAGAAAATGGTAAGTACAATCTTGAACAGATCGCGGATGCGATATGGCAGATGATGACAAGAGGCATCCTTAATCCAGATTTTCACGAAGAGGCAAAAAACCTGTGA